From a region of the Sesamum indicum cultivar Zhongzhi No. 13 linkage group LG3, S_indicum_v1.0, whole genome shotgun sequence genome:
- the LOC105158471 gene encoding uncharacterized protein LOC105158471 produces the protein MKHSTRLSSAVFQLTPTRTRCDLIIIANDKKEKIASGLLNPFLAHLKTAQDQIAKGGYSILLEPETGSDAAWFTKATLERFVRFVSTPEILERVYTIETEILQIEEAMAMQRRNDIGQSIVENHQIRPPGGSEGEKSVPHANEEKAIVLYTPGAPAPEANGSCSQEGNSKVQLLKVLDTRKAVLQKEQGMAFARAVAAGFDIGHMEALVSFAECFGAMRLMEACSRFMDLWKSKHEMGQWLDVEASGAFSTQSDFTATNASCIILSDTPNKCDISNHMASDNNGKSCSTNNADNPVSNGQREYFQGQFPHLAFPQWPMHAPPGAQPVFQAXXXXTYAGNGPPLQPPHYPMEHSTPNFGPHSGQKRQSLDVRDSNSGSEMWEMDRTRSLDDMASDEEISQSRKSHKKAGGSKKKSGMVVIRNINYITSKEKKSGSETNSDSRSDIDKDNEYLEADGNNVNHENNNRSSRRRGVDKLNLNKDDISTLGKDTDDRHWKAFQDCLLRGTDKDARADNEGMFAMEKDVKIKRQANKASDDPLVLGAQDRGEIQDNRMRDFRRISGSTSYRPRGSRDEVLFSSADNDLKGSNDHADIQFAETNRKKILFSTTHEDFIIGNQRNQANIRNSSDPLVMNGFQGASNKLDRDSSRGMVDESLIVPFRSISLQAEGTERTTLDIDSEIPSKYQKLESEGNKKIVNYEPNDLSMMPERGTDKRSFGYDLALDYEMQVCAEASEEKGKKDVTDVKGGTRISDKDRRSKVMLDSLQKQRTGGPMRKGKSTKMSPSEDARARAERLRSYKADLQKMKKEQEEAELKRLESLKLERQKRIAARGGSAAAKPATLSPQTKQLPSNLSVTPNRGSKFSDSEPGSSSPLQRSKVRTPLGSSESHKASKASKLSEGSHTAGNRLIRSMPSLSEAKKENKGLTPDPKATMSRIRRLSEPKKITTTPVTTIKNRSAEAVTKRKLSEGPETNKVSAIINLDKSKASTLPELKIKTPTSHVNKGENRSAVKDKEEVNRTRSFMFPENAEQNVDNCNTVHQIDADDNPIVEKTVLVLELEKPSHPIL, from the exons ATGAAGCACAGTACTCGACTCAGCTCGGCTGTTTTTCAGCTCACTCCAACCCGAACTAG GTGTGATTTGATTATCATAGCAAAtgacaagaaagaaaagattgcCTCCGGATTGCTAAACCCATTTCTTGCACACCTAAAGACTGCTCAAGATCAAATTGCTAAAGGTGGTTACTCAATTTTGCTTGAACCAGAAACTGGAAGTGATGCAGCATGGTTTACAAAGGCCACTCTGGAAAG GTTTGTTCGTTTTGTGAGCACTCCAGAGATCTTGGAACGTGTCTACACAATAGAAACTGAGATTTTACAGATTGAGGAGGCAATGGCCATGCAGAGAAGAAATGATATAGGGCAAAGCATT GTGGAAAACCATCAAATAAGACCTCCGGGAGGCTCTGAAG GTGAAAAATCTGTGCCCCATGCTAATGAGGAGAAAGCAATTGTCCTTTACACG CCTGGGGCACCAGCACCTGAAGCAAATGGGTCATGCTCGCAGGAGGGAAATTCAAA AGTCCAGCTTCTGAAAGTCCTTGACACCCGTAAAGCAGTGCTACAAAAAGAACAAGGCATGGCATTTGCACGTGCTGTAGCAGCAGGTTTTGATATTGGTCACATGGAAGCTCTTGTCTCTTTTGCTGAGTGCTTTGGAGCCATGCGTTTAAT GGAAGCATGCTCAAGGTTCATGGATCTCTGGAAGAGTAAGCATGAAATGGGGCAATGGCTTGATGTTGAAGCATCAGGAGCATTTTCCACTCAGTCAGACTTCACAGCTACGAATGCATCCTGTATTATTCTTTCTGACACACCTAACAAATGTGATATATCCAACCATATGGCTTCAGATAATAATGGGAAATCATGCTCAACAAATAATGCTG ATAACCCTGTCTCAAATGGTCAGCGAGAATATTTTCAAGGCCAGTTTCCTCATCTTGCATTCCCTCAATGGCCTATGCATGCTCCGCCAGGTGCCCAACCAGTATTTCAAGCATNNNNNNNNNNCACTTATGCAGGTAATGGTCCCCCTCTTCAGCCACCGCACTACCCTATGGAGCATTCCACGCCGAACTTTGGTCCTCATTCAGGACAGAAAAGGCAATCCCTTGATGTTAGGGATAGTAATTCTGGGTCAGAGATGTGGGAGATGGACAGAACAAGATCATTGGATGACATGGCATCAGATGAAGAAATTTCTCAGAGTCGgaaatcacataaaaaagCTGGAGGTTCAAAAAAGAAATCGGGCATGGTTGTTATACGAAACATTAACTATATCACTTCCAAAGAGAAGAAATCTGGTAGTGAAACAAACTCAGATTCACGTTCGGATATTGATAAAGATAATGAATACTTGGAGGCTGATGGTAACAATGTGAATCATGAGAATAATAATAGATCTTCCAGACGTAGAGGAGTGGATAAGTTGAATCTCAACAAGGATGACATCTCTACTCTCGGGAAGGATACTGATGATCGACACTGGAAGGCATTTCAAGATTGTTTGCTGAGAGGAACTGATAAAGATGCTCGTGCTGATAATGAGGGCATGTTTGCAATGGAGAAGGATGTGAAGATAAAGAGACAAGCAAACAAAGCAAGTGATGATCCATTGGTTCTTGGGGCACAGGACAGAGGTGAAATTCAAGATAATAGGATGAGAGACTTCCGCAGAATCAGTGGAAGTACGTCTTATAGGCCCAGGGGATCACGTGATGAAGTTTTATTTTCCAGTGCAGATAATGACTTAAAGGGAAGCAATGATCATGCAGATATCCAATTTGCTGAAACTAATCGAAAGAAGATTTTATTTAGTACAACACatgaagattttattattggCAATCAACGCAACCAGGCAAATATCAGGAATTCGTCAGATCCACTAGTTATGAATGGTTTTCAGGGTGCCAGCAATAAATTAGACAGAGATTCTTCACGTGGAATGGTTGATGAGTCTTTAATTGTACCATTTCGGTCAATTTCATTACAAGCTGAAGGAACAGAGAGAACTACTCTTGATATAGATTCTGAGATTCCATCCAAGTATCAAAAGTTGGAGTCTGAgggaaataagaaaattgtaaattatgaGCCTAATGATTTGAGCATGATGCCGGAACGGGGGACTGATAAGAGGTCCTTTGGATATGACCTTGCTCTTGACTATGAAATGCAGGTCTGTGCAGAAGCGTCAGAggagaaagggaaaaaagacgTTACTGATGTGAAAGGTGGGACAAGGATATCAGACAAGGATAGAAGGTCAAAGGTTATGTTGGACTCTTTGCAAAAGCAAAGAACTGGAGGCCCAATGAGAAAGGGCAAATCAACAAAGATGAGTCCTTCAGAAGATGCAAGAGCCCGTGCTGAAAGGTTAAGATCCTACAAAGCTGATctgcagaaaatgaaaaaagaacaG GAAGAGGCAGAACTAAAGCGGCTTGAATCTTTAAAGCTGGAGAGGCAAAAGAGGATTGCAGCTAGAGGAGGTTCTGCTGCTGCAAAACCAGCTACACTCTCTCCTCAGACAAAGCAATTACCATCGAATCTTTCTGTTACACCAAATAGGGGTTCCAAGTTCAGTGACTCAGAGCCTGGATCATCATCACCCTTGCAGAGATCCAAAGTACGAACTCCACTTGGATCAAGCGAGTCACATAAAGCCTCCAAAGCTAGTAAGTTAAGTGAGGGTAGCCACACAGCAGGGAATAGGTTAATAAGGTCCATGCCATCATTGTCTGaggcaaaaaaagaaaacaagggGCTTACACCTGATCCTAAGGCCACTATGTCTCGGATTAGAAGGTTATCAGAGCCGAAAAAGATCACCACTACTCCTGTTACTACGATAAAAAATCGAAGTGCCGAAGCTGTAACAAAGCGGAAGTTGTCTGAGGGGCCTGAGACAAACAAAGTATCTGCTATCATCAATCTTGATAAAAGTAAGGCTTCAACGCTTCCTGAATTGAAGATCAAAACACCTACATCACATGTCAATAAAGGTGAGAACAGATCAGCAGTAAAGGACAAAGAGGAGGTTAACAGAACGAGGTCTTTCATGTTTCCTGAAAATGCTGAACAAAATGTAGATAATTGCAATACAGTGCATCAAATTGATGCAGATGACAACCCTATAGTTGAGAAAACTGTTCTTGTGCTTGAGCTTGAGAAGCCTTCTCATCCAATTTTG
- the LOC105158472 gene encoding uncharacterized protein LOC105158472: MDRVDREPIACQRQKPSDYNKVKTAYSEKDPPSVANITMTEKPYQAPYARVSSLEDPCTHHSEYGKAPLASLEVLSRAEETVKTRVPDVKAFKVETKKVTPEKTLVKETSKGLRRLLKFGKKTTSSVDQSVDSECSGGTGIKHHENARKTASTSEVYTLKNLISQDEPSSAGNASQKTSRHFSLFLPFRSKTSEKKQAS; encoded by the exons ATGGATCGAGTTGACAGAGAACCCATAGCATGTCAACGCCAAAAGCCTTCTGATTATAACAAG GTGAAAACTGCCTATTCAGAGAAGGATCCTCCCAGCGTTGCCAACATAACCATGACTGAGAAACCTTACCAGGCTCCTTATGCTCGTGTTTCCTCTCTGGAAGACCCATGCACTCATCATTCAGAGTATGGCAAAGCACCACTAGCAAGCTTGGAAGTGCTGTCAAGAGCTGAAGAAACTGTCAAAACACGTGTTCCTGATGTAAAAGCCTTCAAAGTGGAAACAAAGAAAGTAACTCCTGAGAAGACTCTTGTAAAGGAAACATCAAAAGGTCTAAGACGGCTTTTGAAGTTTGGAAAGAAGACCACATCATCAGTGGATCAAAGTGTTGACTCAGAGTGTAGTGGTGGTACTGGTATTAAGCACCATGAAAATGCAAGGAAAACAGCTTCAACAAGTGAAG TTTACACATTAAAGAATCTAATCTCTCAAGATGAACCATCTAGTGCTGGCAATGCTTCACAAAAGA CATCTCGCCATTTCTCGTTATTCTTGCCCTTCAGGAGCAAAACGAGTGAAAAGAAACAAGCATCATAG
- the LOC105158473 gene encoding uncharacterized protein LOC105158473, which produces MALSHLLQPKSTPQICRLGFSTARTRRCFSLCSNGEKESPPELKEEGAAEETRITALEPFVEESSEAKPGLFSMATFMRSEMGAYGDTAKTLTDLFMEHTNSQRAKNAENEGRKFEEAISDVLLFRKHRNMEFELLSHSCGVSTSGPATGSLDDQLKETPPSECNYNLPEHENIRYEDREKMSPPSNSTQNVLDLKDCSMESAYDQAAEEIVKPSSLTFTTQPSENLNESHKEDVEKLSDIKGLIDFIRLQEDVPYNTPNRRSETSLLQDNSLIAKLRRSDNNGKSTLLNFPTGHSGTENEETSISDCKSTDSTELKASVKVSVPRSNKDQKQLTNTSCFINELEENKVLIRFLPGDAKESDLLKYFSSCGEILKAEFPRAEGPLFKTACIYFKTRDGLKNALKRSGRIVCRGVISVESAASVEKRTLMIPVPSLIGDPDVPAALVKNPTRTIKILQLTSEISSHHIQEALAFCESSVSGYFLGYKPSVAYVEFESENGKERALAKQSINVLGRHLLMLRIDSPRTTVVRISNIESLKISNILSTCKSMGEIISVLNRAADILDVRFGLAEWPNMLNILNRLNGIEVGGRRLRAEPAPVFPPDILSVLWDQPEERKRVKATLQDLFNKLGGSALDLSELSSLQNAFVDNI; this is translated from the exons ATGGCTCTCTCTCATCTACTTCAGCCAAAATCAACCCCCCAAATTTGCAGATTAG GTTTCTCAACTGCAAGAACAAGACGTTGCTTTTCGCTGTGTTCTAATGGCGAAAAAGAGAGCCCGCCAGAGTTGAAGGAAGAAGGTGCTGCGGAGGAGACGAGAATCACGGCACTCGAGCCATTTGTAGAAGA GTCCTCAGAAGCAAAACCAGGTCTCTTCTCTATGGCAACTTTTATGAGAAGCGAAATGGGAGCATATGGTGACACAGCTAAGACATTAACTGATCTATTCATGGAGCACACAAACAGCCAAAGAGCAAAGAATGCAGAGAATGAGGGAAGAAAATTTGAGGAAGCAATCTCGGATGTGCTCCTTTTCAGAAAACATAGGAATATGGAGTTTGAACTTTTATCTCACTCATGTGGTGTCTCAACAAGTGGACCAGCAACCGGCTCACTGGATGATCAGTTGAAGGAAACTCCTCCCAGTGAATGCAATTACAATCTGCCAGAACATGAAAATATAAGGTATGAAGACAGGGAGAAGATGTCTCCTCCATCCAATAGTACCCAAAATGTACTTGATTTAAAAGATTGCTCTATGGAATCGGCTTATGACCAAGCAGCAGAGGAGATTGTTAAGCCAAGTAGTCTCACATTTACCACTCAACCTTCAGAGAATTTAAATGAATCTCATAAGGAGGATGTAGAAAAACTTTCTGACATAAAGGGTTTGATTGACTTTATTAGACTGCAGGAAGATGTGCCATATAATACACCTAATCGTCGTAGCGAAACTAGTCTTCTCCAGGATAACTCATTAATTGCTAAGTTGCGAAGATCTGACAACAATGGTAAATCGACTTTGCTGAATTTTCCAACTGGGCATTCTGGAACTGAGAACGAGGAAACTAGTATTTCAGACTGTAAATCCACTGATTCCACAGAGTTAAAAGCAAGTGTGAAGGTTTCAGTTCCCAGAAGTAATAAAGATCAGAAGCAGTTAACAAACACAAGCTGTTTCATAAACGAATTGGAGGAAAACAAAGTATTAATCAGATTCCTGCCTGGTGATGCAAAAGAGTCTGACTTACTAAAGTATTTTAGTAGTTGTGGGGAAATCCTGAAGGCTGAATTTCCTCGTGCTGAAGGGCCTCTGTTTAAAACTGCTTGCATTTATTTTAAG ACCAGGGATGGGCTTAAGAATGCTCTGAAAAGATCTGGGCGGATTGTGTGTCGTGGAGTTATAAGTGTGGAATCAGCTGCTTCAGTTGAGAAAAGGACACTGATGATCCCTGTTCCTAGCTTGATTGGTGATCCGGATGTCCCAGCTGCATTAGTAAAGAACCCCACCAGGACAATAAAGATACTACAGTTGACCAGTGAGATAAGCTCACATCATATTCAAGAAGCTTTAGCCTTCTGTGAGAGCAGTGTATCTGGTTATTTTTTAGGCTACAAGCCTTCTGTTGCTTATGTGGAGTTTGAG TCAGAGAACGGCAAAGAAAGGGCTCTTGCCAAACAATCCATCAATGTTCTTGGAAGGCATTTGTTGATGCTAAGAATTGATTCCCCAAGAACAACAGTGGTGAGAATTTCAAACATAGAGTCCCTTAAGATAAGCAATATACTTTCGACGTGCAAATCGATGGGAGAAATTATCTCAGTCCTCAATAGAGCTGCTGATATCTTAGATGTGCGCTTTGGACTTGCTGAATGGCCCAACATGTTAAACATTCTTAACAG ACTGAACGGAATTGAAGTAGGAGGTAGACGATTGAGAGCTGAGCCTGCTCCTGTTTTCCCCCCTGATATACTATCAGTTCTGTGGGATCAACCAGAAGAAAGAAAGCGAGTAAAAGCCACATTGCAGGATTTGTTCAATAAACTTGGGGGGAGTGCACTGGACTTGTCTGAATTATCATCTCTACAGAACGCTTTTGTAGATAATATTTGA